Proteins from a genomic interval of Quercus robur chromosome 9, dhQueRobu3.1, whole genome shotgun sequence:
- the LOC126699992 gene encoding 4-coumarate--CoA ligase 2-like, whose protein sequence is MISVASSIEPQTQETLSPKISSTPNQPLDKTTTPPCVFKSKLPEIPISSHLPLHTYCFEHLSQFSDRPCLIIGSTGKTYSFAETHLISLKVAAGLSNLGIKKGDCIMILLQNCAEFVFSFIGASMLGAVSTTANPFYTSAEVFKQITASRAKLIITQSQYVDKLRDHGDQNYPKLGDDFVVITVDDPPENCLHFSVVSEANENEIPKVEINPDEPVALPFSSGTTGLPKGVVLTHKSLITSVAQQVDGDNPNLYLKPEDVVLCVLPLFHIFSLNSVLLCSLRTGSAVLLMQKFEIGTLLELIQRHKVSIAAVVPPLVLALAKNPMVEKFDLSSIRVVLSGAAPLGKELVEALQSRIPQAILGQGYGMTEAGPVLSMCLAFAKQPFPTKSGSCGTVVRNAELKVIDPETGCSLGYNQPGEICIRGFQIMKGYLNDAQATATTIDVEGWLHTGDIGYVDDDEEVYIIDRVKELIKFKGFQVPPAELEALLVSHQSIADAAVVPQKDDAAGEVPVAFVVKSNGNELTEEAVKEFIAKQVVFYKRLHKVYFVHAIPKSPSGKILRKDLRAKLATASPMP, encoded by the exons ATGATTTCTGTTGCTTCATCTATTGAGCCCCAAACCCAAGAAACACTCTCTCCTAAAATCTCTTCCACACCAAATCAACCTTTGGATAAAACTACAACACCACCTTGTGTGttcaaatcaaaattaccaGAAATACCTATCTCCAGTCACCTACCACTCCACACCTACTGTTTCGAGCACCTCTCACAATTCTCTGATAGACCATGTCTCATCATTGGTTCCACCGGAAAAACCTACTCTTTCGCCGAAACTCATCTCATTTCACTCAAAGTGGCAGCTGGGTTATCCAATCTTGGCATCAAGAAAGGAGATTGCATCATGATTCTTCTCCAAAACTGCGCTGAATTCGTCTTCTCCTTCATTGGAGCTTCCATGCTCGGTGCAGTCTCTACCACCGCGAACCCGTTCTATACCTCCGCTGAAGTTTTCAAGCAAATCACTGCTTCACGTGCTAAACTGATCATAACCCAGTCACAATACGTAGACAAGCTTCGAGACCACGGTGATCAGAATTATCCAAAACTCGGGGATGATTTTGTGGTGATCACAGTGGATGATCCACCGGAGAATTGTTTGCATTTCTCTGTGGTTTCTGAGGCAAACGAGAACGAAATTCCAAAAGTTGAAATCAACCCAGATGAGCCAGTGGCTCTACCTTTCTCTTCTGGAACCACAGGGCTTCCAAAAGGAGTAGTTTTGACTCATAAAAGCCTGATAACAAGTGTGGCTCAGCAAGTTGATGGAGACAATCCAAACCTGTACTTGAAACCAGAAGACGTGGTGCTATGTGTGCTTCCATTGTTTCATATATTTTCACTGAACAGTGTGCTTCTGTGCTCGCTCAGAACTGGGTCAGCGGTGCTGTTAATGCAGAAGTTTGAGATAGGGACTTTGTTGGAGCTGATACAGAGGCATAAGGTGTCGATAGCAGCAGTGGTGCCGCCGCTAGTGCTGGCGTTGGCAAAGAATCCGATGGTGGAGAAGTTCGACCTCAGCTCCATTAGGGTGGTGCTTTCTGGGGCGGCGCCGCTCGGAAAGGAGCTCGTAGAGGCTCTCCAGAGTAGGATTCCTCAGGCGATTTTAGGCCag GGTTATGGGATGACAGAGGCTGGGCCTGTGTTATCGATGTGCCTAGCATTTGCAAAGCAGCCATTTCCAACCAAGTCAGGCTCATGTGGTACAGTGGTTAGGAATGCAGAGCTCAAAGTCATTGACCCAGAAACTGGTTGCTCACTTGGGTACAATCAACCTGGCGAGATTTGCATTCGTGGATTTCAGATTATGAAAG GATATTTGAATGATGCCCAGGCCACAGCCACCACCATAGATGTTGAGGGTTGGCTTCACACAGGTGACATAGGTTATgtagatgatgatgaggaggtTTACATTATTGACAGAGTGAAGGAACTCATCAAATTCAAAGGCTTCCAG GTGCCGCCAGCTGAGCTTGAGGCTCTTCTTGTAAGCCACCAATCAATTGCTGATGCAGCTGTTGTCCC GCAAAAAGATGATGCTGCTGGTGAAGTTCCGGTTGCATTCGTGGTGAAATCAAATGGCAATGAACTTACTGAAGAGGCTGTGAAGGAATTCATAGCAAAACAG GTGGTATTTTACAAGAGGCTACACAAGGTGTACTTTGTTCATGCAATTCCAAAGTCTCCCTCTGGAAAGATTTTAAGAAAAGATCTCAGAGCTAAGTTGGCTACAGCTTCCCCTATGCCTTAG
- the LOC126700871 gene encoding FAS1 domain-containing protein SELMODRAFT_448915, which translates to MAALIRLAILLGALVSAATPITYPVRNQNHELLDAIAEMQRANYFTFVTLINMVSLDQRIQTNVTFLMPNDRMLSRTLMPQGTVFDFLLRHSIPSPLLFDYLQHIPTGSIIPSSLPDYMLKISNNGRRNFSLNNVKIISPNICSAGSSIRCHGIDGVLSLKVMPENNYTSPPSPSCSNSSSPPVAEAKAPAPSLPLPATPIGELSPTPATAPTPTQPNARPHNSGSSPWLSHGGILKFFVTCVMVLIVGSI; encoded by the coding sequence ATGGCAGCCTTAATCAGATTAGCAATTCTTCTAGGAGCGCTAGTCTCAGCAGCCACCCCCATTACTTATCCTGTAAGGAACCAAAACCATGAACTTCTTGATGCCATTGCAGAGATGCAAAGAGCCAACTACTTCACCTTTGTCACCCTAATCAACATGGTCTCTCTTGACCAAAGAATCCAAACCAATGTCACTTTCTTGATGCCCAATGACCGGATGTTATCAAGGACTTTGATGCCACAAGGCACTGTTTTTGACTTCTTACTCCGCCATTCAATCCCATCACCTCTGCTTTTTGATTATCTGCAGCATATCCCTACAGGTTCTATCATACCTAGTTCATTGCCTGACTACATGCTCAAAATCTCAAACAATGGTAGGAGAAATTTCTCTCTGAACAATGTGAAAATCATTAGCCCAAATATTTGTTCAGCAGGGTCTTCCATTAGGTGCCATGGCATTGATGGAGTTTTGTCACTAAAAGTGATGCCAGAGAATAATTACACTTCTCCCCCCTCACCTTCTTGCTCTAACAGCTCAAGTCCTCCTGTTGCAGAGGCTAAAGCACCAGCTCCATCTTTACCATTGCCGGCAACACCAATTGGTGAACTTAGTCCTACTCCAGCAACTGCCCCAACTCCAACTCAACCAAATGCCAGGCCACACAATTCAGGGTCTTCTCCATGGTTGTCTCATGGAGGAATATTGAAATTCTTTGTGACCTGTGTGATGGTGCTAATAGTGGGGTCTATCTAG